In the genome of Paenibacillus sp. FSL R5-0766, one region contains:
- the groES gene encoding co-chaperone GroES yields the protein MIRPLGERVLVEPLEQEQTTSFGIVLPDSAKEKPQEGRIIAVGAGVLKDGVRVALEVKEGDRVIFSKYAGTEIKFEGKEYLIMKESDIHAILD from the coding sequence ATGATCAGACCTTTAGGTGAACGCGTATTGGTAGAACCACTGGAGCAAGAACAAACAACTTCTTTCGGGATCGTACTCCCGGACTCCGCCAAAGAAAAACCGCAAGAGGGTAGAATCATTGCAGTTGGTGCTGGAGTATTGAAAGACGGCGTACGTGTAGCTCTGGAAGTGAAAGAAGGAGATCGCGTTATTTTCTCCAAATATGCCGGTACAGAAATCAAATTCGAAGGTAAAGAATATTTGATTATGAAAGAGAGCGATATTCACGCGATTCTCGACTAA